The following are from one region of the Archangium lipolyticum genome:
- the thrS gene encoding threonine--tRNA ligase: MADQITVTLPDGSQKQAPRGTTIADFVRESIGAGLAKAALFARVNGQDMDLARPLDEDVKLQIFTSKSPEGLELIRHDAAHVVASAVQRLFPGTQVTIGPATEEGFYYDFFREKPFTPEDLEKIEEEANKEIAKNLPFVRTEVSMDDAIKLFEEKGEKFKVEIVKDIAAKGAKTLTLYTHGEWVDFCLGPHAPSTGKIGVIKLLSTSGAYWRGDHRNPMLQRIYGTAFFDKKALQEYLTRMEEARKRDHRKLGKELDLFHFHQFSPGAAFWTPKGTTLYNTLATFMRRLTNETGYVEIKTPLLFNKGLWEISGHWGKYKENMFLVLDSESGEHDFSLKPMNCPSHHIYYGFKKHSYRDLPLRLHTQDVLHRNEAAGSLGGLTRVRQFCQDDAHIYCMESQIADEVRRFVQLLDRVYSAVGLKYAVKLSTRPENRLGTDEQWDRAEGGLKSALESLGLQYELKPGDGAFYGPKIDFDVSDSIGRKWQLGTMQLDYQAPERFDLTYVGDDNAEHRPVVLHRAIYGSFERFIAILIEHYAGAFPAWLAPVQGMLVTVADRQMDYARKVRDQLRAKGYRIELDERGLTLNAKIRDAQMQKIPFTLVIGDNEVEGGAVSPRRYGGEDLKTMKLEAFEALLEKEAAWPS, translated from the coding sequence ATGGCGGATCAGATCACGGTGACTCTCCCCGATGGCAGCCAGAAGCAGGCGCCTCGGGGGACGACCATCGCGGACTTCGTTCGCGAGAGCATCGGGGCGGGCCTGGCCAAGGCCGCGCTCTTCGCGCGCGTGAATGGCCAGGACATGGATCTGGCGCGTCCGCTCGACGAGGACGTGAAGCTGCAGATCTTCACCTCCAAGAGCCCCGAGGGCCTGGAGCTCATCCGGCACGACGCCGCCCACGTGGTGGCCAGCGCGGTGCAGCGCCTCTTCCCGGGCACCCAGGTGACCATCGGCCCGGCGACGGAGGAGGGCTTCTACTACGACTTCTTCCGCGAGAAGCCCTTCACGCCCGAGGACCTCGAGAAGATCGAGGAGGAGGCCAACAAGGAGATCGCCAAGAACCTCCCCTTCGTCCGGACCGAGGTGTCCATGGACGACGCCATCAAGCTCTTCGAGGAGAAGGGGGAGAAGTTCAAGGTCGAGATCGTCAAGGACATCGCGGCCAAGGGCGCCAAGACGCTGACGCTCTACACCCACGGCGAGTGGGTGGACTTCTGCCTGGGGCCCCATGCGCCCAGCACCGGGAAGATCGGCGTCATCAAGCTGCTGTCCACCAGCGGGGCCTACTGGCGCGGAGACCATCGCAACCCGATGCTCCAGCGCATCTACGGCACGGCCTTCTTCGACAAGAAGGCGCTCCAGGAGTACCTCACCCGGATGGAGGAGGCCCGCAAGCGCGATCACCGCAAGCTGGGCAAGGAGCTGGATCTCTTCCACTTCCACCAGTTCTCGCCGGGCGCCGCCTTCTGGACCCCCAAGGGCACCACGCTCTACAACACCCTGGCCACCTTCATGCGCCGGCTGACGAACGAGACCGGCTACGTGGAGATCAAGACCCCACTGCTCTTCAACAAGGGCCTGTGGGAGATCAGCGGCCACTGGGGCAAGTACAAGGAGAACATGTTCCTCGTGCTCGACAGCGAGTCCGGGGAGCATGACTTCTCGCTGAAGCCGATGAACTGCCCCAGTCATCACATCTACTACGGCTTCAAGAAGCACAGCTACCGCGACCTGCCCCTGCGCCTGCACACCCAGGACGTGCTCCACCGCAACGAGGCGGCGGGCTCGCTGGGCGGCCTCACCCGCGTGCGCCAGTTCTGCCAGGACGACGCGCACATCTACTGCATGGAGAGCCAGATCGCCGACGAGGTCCGGCGCTTCGTGCAGCTGCTGGATCGCGTCTACAGCGCGGTGGGCCTCAAGTACGCGGTGAAGCTGTCCACCCGTCCCGAGAACCGCCTGGGCACCGACGAGCAGTGGGACCGCGCCGAGGGCGGCCTCAAGAGCGCCCTGGAGAGCCTGGGCCTGCAGTACGAGCTCAAGCCGGGCGACGGCGCCTTCTACGGCCCGAAGATCGACTTCGACGTGTCCGACAGCATCGGCCGCAAGTGGCAGCTCGGCACCATGCAGCTGGACTACCAGGCCCCCGAGCGGTTCGACCTCACCTACGTGGGCGACGACAACGCCGAGCACCGCCCGGTGGTGCTGCACCGCGCCATCTACGGCTCCTTCGAGCGCTTCATCGCCATCCTCATCGAGCACTACGCCGGTGCCTTCCCGGCCTGGCTGGCCCCGGTGCAGGGCATGCTCGTCACCGTGGCGGACCGCCAGATGGACTACGCCCGCAAGGTGCGCGACCAGCTCCGGGCCAAGGGCTACCGGATCGAGCTGGATGAGCGCGGCCTCACACTCAACGCGAAGATCCGCGACGCCCAGATGCAGAAGATCCCCTTCACCCTCGTCATCGGGGACAACGAGGTGGAGGGTGGGGCGGTGTCCCCCCGGCGTTACGGCGGCGAGGACCTCAAGACCATGAAGCTCGAGGCCTTCGAGGCTCTCCTGGAGAAGGAAGCCGCCTGGCCGTCGTGA
- a CDS encoding AI-2E family transporter produces the protein MLSEGELSEAEARRVDFAWSLGMVGSLALVFALLSVFGGVAVPVLLALATAYVLNPIVTVLERRGLNRTLGTGVVFTGSVLLMVGAVLYLIPVFREEAAKLPDFFVRASEQVVPQVETLLGRPLPDLLRQRMAELGGRASELLQSAGPTAARLVASFAGNTARFVATLLGLMVVPVLAFFFVQDYPHLVGLVKGLVPRRAVGLVSRRFSEVDDVLSAFVRGQVTVGAILSVLYSTGLGFARIDMAIVIGVIAGFGNMVPYLGTALGVVLALLGLMLSWQGAWQIAVVAGTFLVAQMAEGLVITPKVVGDKVGLSSVSVIIAILAFGELFGFTGILLAVPTTAILKVVLRVVVERYQRTALYTGEGRGP, from the coding sequence GTGCTCTCGGAGGGAGAGCTCTCCGAGGCCGAGGCCCGGCGGGTGGACTTCGCCTGGTCGCTGGGCATGGTGGGCTCGTTGGCGCTGGTGTTCGCGCTGCTGTCGGTGTTCGGCGGCGTGGCGGTGCCGGTGCTGCTGGCGCTCGCGACCGCGTACGTGCTCAACCCGATCGTCACCGTGCTGGAGCGCCGGGGCCTCAACCGCACCCTGGGGACGGGCGTGGTGTTCACCGGGAGCGTGCTCCTGATGGTCGGAGCGGTGCTGTACCTCATCCCCGTGTTCCGGGAGGAGGCGGCCAAGCTGCCGGACTTCTTCGTCCGGGCGAGTGAGCAGGTGGTGCCGCAGGTGGAGACCCTGCTGGGGCGTCCGTTGCCGGACCTGCTGCGGCAGCGCATGGCGGAGCTGGGAGGGCGGGCCTCGGAGCTGCTACAGAGCGCGGGCCCCACGGCGGCGCGGCTGGTGGCGAGCTTCGCGGGCAACACCGCCCGCTTCGTGGCCACGCTGCTGGGCCTGATGGTGGTGCCGGTGCTGGCCTTCTTCTTCGTGCAGGACTACCCGCACCTGGTGGGGCTGGTGAAGGGGCTGGTGCCGCGCCGGGCGGTAGGGCTGGTCAGCCGCCGCTTCTCCGAGGTGGACGACGTCCTGTCCGCCTTCGTGCGGGGCCAGGTCACGGTGGGCGCCATCCTCTCGGTGCTCTACAGCACGGGCCTGGGGTTCGCGCGCATCGACATGGCGATCGTCATCGGCGTCATCGCCGGGTTCGGCAACATGGTGCCCTACCTGGGGACGGCCCTGGGCGTGGTGCTGGCGCTGCTGGGGCTGATGTTGTCCTGGCAGGGGGCGTGGCAGATCGCGGTGGTGGCCGGCACGTTCCTGGTGGCCCAGATGGCCGAGGGGCTCGTCATCACCCCCAAGGTGGTGGGGGACAAGGTGGGCCTCTCGTCGGTGTCCGTCATCATCGCCATCCTGGCCTTTGGCGAGCTGTTCGGCTTCACGGGCATCCTGCTCGCGGTGCCCACGACGGCCATCCTCAAGGTGGTGCTGCGCGTGGTGGTGGAGCGCTACCAGCGCACGGCGCTCTATACGGGCGAGGGACGCGGCCCCTGA
- the infC gene encoding translation initiation factor IF-3, with amino-acid sequence MPLFRGGYLLPLLEGFHIARDQRTNRRIRAREVRVVGPEGEQLGVLSIEQALDRAQQAGMDLVEVNPMAKPPVCKIMDYGKFKYEEKKRASEAKKKQVVVHLKEVKLRPKTEEHDYEFKVRNVRRFLEDGDKAKITIMFRGREITHKELGSAILDDVIKDLKDVAVVEQMPRMEGRQMFMIIAPNPKVAQRARDLARQQAAAAEAAAKEGGKKPEGKSEAKPEGAPAAARPEGQAATPAPAAAPATGAPAAQSGGTK; translated from the coding sequence TTGCCCCTCTTCCGAGGGGGGTACCTACTCCCACTACTGGAGGGCTTTCACATCGCTCGCGACCAAAGAACGAATCGCCGTATCCGTGCTCGGGAGGTCCGTGTCGTAGGACCGGAAGGCGAGCAGCTCGGTGTCCTTTCGATCGAACAGGCTCTGGATCGTGCTCAGCAAGCGGGTATGGACCTCGTCGAGGTCAACCCGATGGCCAAGCCGCCGGTCTGCAAGATCATGGACTACGGCAAGTTCAAGTACGAGGAGAAGAAGCGGGCCTCGGAAGCCAAGAAGAAGCAGGTCGTCGTCCACCTGAAGGAAGTCAAGCTCCGCCCCAAGACGGAGGAGCACGACTACGAGTTCAAGGTCCGCAACGTGCGGCGCTTCCTCGAGGACGGGGACAAGGCGAAGATCACCATCATGTTCCGCGGCCGTGAGATCACGCACAAGGAACTGGGCTCCGCCATCCTGGACGACGTCATCAAGGATTTGAAGGACGTGGCGGTGGTGGAGCAGATGCCGCGCATGGAAGGGCGGCAGATGTTCATGATCATCGCCCCCAACCCGAAGGTGGCGCAGCGGGCGCGAGATCTGGCCCGGCAGCAGGCGGCGGCGGCGGAGGCGGCGGCGAAGGAGGGTGGCAAGAAGCCCGAGGGCAAGTCCGAGGCGAAGCCCGAGGGGGCTCCGGCTGCTGCCCGGCCCGAGGGGCAGGCGGCCACTCCTGCTCCGGCGGCTGCTCCCGCGACGGGCGCTCCGGCGGCACAGTCTGGCGGGACGAAATAG
- a CDS encoding PilZ domain-containing protein — protein sequence MSEKRKNTRVPLDIYLNKYMGGVPYMARAADISQEGVSLARLIEPEHDARRVGLQFQLPGSEEVIYAEGEVVREWVEAHPRRHERSGVRFTLLTERHRRMIDDYVTRSSDGH from the coding sequence ATGAGCGAGAAGCGGAAGAACACGCGGGTCCCCCTCGACATCTACCTGAACAAGTACATGGGGGGCGTGCCGTACATGGCGCGCGCCGCCGACATCAGCCAGGAGGGCGTGAGCCTGGCGCGGCTCATCGAGCCCGAGCACGACGCCCGGCGGGTGGGGCTCCAGTTCCAGCTCCCCGGCTCGGAAGAGGTCATCTACGCCGAGGGCGAGGTGGTGCGCGAGTGGGTGGAGGCCCATCCGCGCCGGCACGAGCGCTCGGGCGTGCGCTTCACGCTGCTGACCGAGCGGCACCGCCGGATGATTGATGACTACGTGACACGCAGCTCGGATGGGCACTGA
- a CDS encoding LPP20 family lipoprotein: protein MRRALWALVLAAPLSALAQGNGVDWQRQVLRVTGDGPPDVKASNPSQARLGAERSAKEDALADLLEQVKGLRLRADRTVGEELAREETRRKVEDVLRGYKVIQKRYYSDSGVQLDVEVPLGALTAVLVTAAPAPVEAAAPAETKPAETKPAGAKKEAKAKFTGLVVDARKLGMTPVLAPRLLDDAGQPLYGEETLSPEARKLTGVAGFFRSLEQARKSELVGARPLVLEAARLQGSDLQLGPDAAKTLAGFDSRLLAEGRVAILIK, encoded by the coding sequence TTGAGGCGTGCACTGTGGGCGCTCGTGCTGGCGGCTCCGTTGTCGGCGCTGGCGCAGGGCAACGGGGTGGATTGGCAGCGGCAGGTTCTCCGGGTGACGGGGGATGGTCCTCCGGATGTGAAGGCCTCCAATCCGTCCCAGGCGAGGTTGGGCGCGGAGCGCTCGGCGAAGGAGGATGCGCTCGCGGATCTGCTGGAGCAGGTGAAGGGTCTCCGCCTTCGCGCCGACCGGACGGTGGGTGAGGAGCTGGCCCGAGAGGAGACCCGCCGCAAGGTCGAGGACGTCCTCCGCGGCTACAAGGTCATCCAGAAGCGCTACTACTCCGACAGCGGCGTGCAACTGGACGTGGAGGTGCCACTCGGGGCGCTCACCGCGGTGCTGGTGACCGCCGCTCCCGCTCCCGTCGAGGCCGCGGCTCCCGCCGAGACGAAGCCCGCCGAGACCAAGCCGGCCGGGGCGAAGAAGGAGGCCAAGGCGAAGTTCACCGGGCTGGTGGTGGACGCGCGGAAGCTGGGCATGACGCCCGTGCTGGCGCCCCGGCTGCTCGATGACGCGGGCCAGCCGCTCTACGGCGAGGAGACGTTGTCTCCGGAGGCCCGGAAGCTCACGGGCGTGGCCGGATTCTTCAGGAGCCTCGAGCAGGCCCGGAAGTCGGAGCTGGTGGGCGCGCGGCCGCTGGTGCTCGAGGCGGCCCGGCTCCAGGGTTCGGATCTCCAGCTGGGGCCGGACGCGGCGAAGACGCTCGCCGGGTTCGACTCGCGTCTCCTGGCCGAGGGCCGGGTGGCGATCCTCATCAAGTAG
- a CDS encoding uracil-DNA glycosylase, whose protein sequence is MAKSNEVGKGAAELARLQEEIVTCRACPRLVEWREQVAREKRRAFRDWTYWGRPVPGFGDPRAELVIIGLAPAAHGANRTGRMFTGDRSGDFLFAGLHRAGFANQPRSEHREDGLALTGAYIVAPCKCAPPDNKPLPEELARCAPFLDREMALLPTRVVLTLGAIAWNATLAWLERAGGSIPTPRPAFGHGAELALPGGPVLLGCYHVSQQNTQTGRLTPAMFDAVMARARVLIENRQGT, encoded by the coding sequence GTGGCCAAGAGCAATGAAGTGGGAAAGGGCGCCGCGGAGCTCGCGCGCCTCCAGGAGGAGATCGTCACCTGCCGGGCCTGCCCCCGGCTGGTGGAGTGGCGGGAGCAGGTGGCCCGTGAGAAGCGCCGGGCCTTCCGCGACTGGACGTACTGGGGACGGCCGGTGCCCGGCTTCGGGGACCCGAGGGCGGAACTGGTCATCATCGGGCTGGCGCCGGCGGCGCATGGGGCTAACCGGACCGGACGCATGTTCACCGGGGATCGCTCGGGGGACTTCCTCTTCGCCGGGCTGCACCGGGCGGGTTTCGCCAACCAGCCCCGGAGCGAGCACCGGGAGGATGGTCTCGCGCTGACGGGGGCCTACATCGTCGCGCCGTGCAAGTGCGCCCCGCCGGACAACAAGCCCCTGCCGGAGGAGCTGGCCCGGTGCGCCCCCTTCCTGGACCGCGAGATGGCCCTGCTGCCCACCCGGGTGGTCCTGACGTTGGGGGCCATTGCCTGGAACGCGACGCTCGCCTGGCTGGAGAGGGCAGGGGGGTCCATCCCCACGCCCCGGCCCGCGTTCGGCCATGGGGCGGAGCTGGCCCTGCCCGGGGGACCGGTGCTCCTGGGCTGCTACCACGTGAGTCAGCAGAACACCCAGACGGGCAGGCTCACCCCGGCCATGTTCGATGCCGTGATGGCCCGGGCCCGGGTGCTGATCGAAAATCGTCAGGGAACATGA
- a CDS encoding PEGA domain-containing protein, with protein MASVMTARRGRRLGRLGVMGLAGLWLGCASGPEQVDSPAAERAREMMRAVKSRHGNLLLKCEPSDSEVYLDGVIQGVCTDFGGGPRGLQVGGGLHRIDVKKDGYWPYTTYYEPSKARAGLTIRLKPMEPDRGGAP; from the coding sequence ATGGCCTCGGTGATGACGGCACGGCGTGGGCGGCGGCTCGGGCGCCTGGGGGTGATGGGCCTCGCGGGGTTGTGGCTCGGCTGTGCCTCGGGCCCGGAGCAGGTGGACTCGCCCGCGGCGGAGCGGGCGCGCGAGATGATGCGCGCGGTGAAGTCCCGCCACGGCAACCTGTTGCTGAAGTGCGAGCCCTCGGACTCCGAGGTGTACCTGGACGGGGTGATTCAGGGGGTGTGCACCGACTTCGGTGGCGGTCCGAGAGGGCTCCAGGTGGGGGGAGGGCTGCACCGCATCGACGTGAAGAAGGACGGCTACTGGCCGTACACCACGTATTACGAACCCAGCAAGGCCCGGGCGGGGCTGACCATCCGGCTGAAGCCGATGGAGCCGGATCGCGGCGGCGCTCCCTGA